The genomic stretch AAAAAACTTGTGCAGCAATTATTGAAAAAGGCTTACCTACAATTTTTGCTTGGCGTTTAGCGCATGGCTTGGAATATGCAGAACGGGCTGACGATCCTACTCATGTTTGTACTAGGTGATGGGTTAGTAGGGGCGGGTTTTGTTGATAATCTTGCCGTTCAAACGGATAATTTATCTTCTAAATCCGCCCGTACAGTAGTTAGTGGTGAGCCAGCACTGCGGGAGGTTTTCCCTCCGCAGGTGACTGGCGTAGACGCCGAAGGCGGCTTCTCGTAGAGTACCCGGAGGGTTAGTAAGAACAAATTATTTTATTTATGAATAAATGGGCAATTATAAGTGGAATTGAGGGTAATTTGGCAGCTTATAAAGCAGTAATAGCAGATATTCAGCGTCAAAATCGTTCAATTGAAGCATTATATATTCTTGGCGATATAGTGGGGCCAACACGAGAATCTGAACAGGTGGTAGAACTTGTACGTCAACCCCAATTTGGAGAATTAGAACCTTTGGTTTGCAAAGGATGGTGGGAAGAACAGTGTTTGATTTTGCATGGGCTTGGTGCAATCGGTGAACCCACTGAGTTGATGGCAAAATATGGAGGAGAAACCGTTAAATTGCTGTGGGAGTGTGTCTCCCGTCAAACAGTGCAATGGATCAGAAGCCTAGATTTTGGGTTTTTTGAACTGGATTGTTTGTTAATTCATGGCACAACAGTATCTGTAGATGAGGAACTCACCCCAGAAACTTCTCCAATTATCATGTGCGATCGCCTGATGCGGATGCAAGCTCATAATTTATTTTGCGGTCGTTCTGGTTTAACTTTTCAATATCAACTGCAAGCAGGTTCCATCACCGCAGGAGTTACAACCCTTGATAGTAAAGCATCTCCCCAAACAGTCAATCTCACCCCACGTCAAATCATTGGGGTAGGCAATGTCGGGCGCACCCCAGGAGAAGCAACTTATACTCTCTACAACCCCAGCACAAATCACGTGGAATTTCGGACTGTACGATACGGGATAAGTAAGGGTTTTGAAGTTAACAAAATTAAGGTTGGTTAAGTAATATGGACTTTAAAAACCGCTAGACTGGAACTGTTTCCACGAGTTCTAATACTAAGAAGTTCTGTGACTAAGCCAAAACCAGATGACATCTGTCAAGTACGATGTTTCAATACAGACTTGGTCGCTCAAGTCTGTGAAGAATTACCACAGGATGAGATTCTGGAAGATGCTCATATACTCTTCAGCGCTTTAGCAGATAAATCTCGGCTCAAAATCCTTTATGCTCTTAGCAATGCTCAAGAACTCTGTGTCTGTGATGTAGCATCAATGCTGGGGGTTAAGGTGGCAGCAGCCTCCCATCATTTGCGAAAGCTACGTGACCTCAAGATACTCAAGTACAGAAATGATGGCAAGCTTGCGTATTATTCCTTAAAAGACCAGCGCATTGGTGACATTATTAACTGTGTTCTCAAGCAAATAGCAATTTAATCTTTGCTTTTTATTGCGCGAGCATGATCATTTTTTTTGACTTCATTCTAACATTGGTTTGAATGTTTGAATAAATAGAGTAACCATTGGAGCGCTAGTTATGGGAGATGACTGTTGCCAAAAGAAAGCCTGCGAACTAGAAAAGCTAAGAAAACAGCAGAGTAAAGTTCTCTGGATTGTTTTGCTGATCAACTCTGTGATGTTTGTGGTAGAAATGCTAGCTGGTATTAAATCTGCTTCCCTTTCATTAACGGGAGATTCGCTTGATATGTTAGGGGATGCACTAGTTTATGGCAGTAGCTTGTACGTCATTAACAAGGGGAGAAAAGCTCAGGCAAAATCTGCACTGCTCAAAGGGGCGATTATGTTTCTATCTGCCGTGGCTGTGTTTGCTAGAGCTAGCTACCAGCTATTTGCAGGTTCAACGCCAGAAGTCAGAGTTATGAGCGCAGTGGGATTTATTGCCTTGCTTGCTAATCTACTGTGTCTTTTCCTATTAACTAAACATAGAAACGACAACATCAATTTATCTTCGGTATGGCTTTGTTCTCGCAATGACATCATTGCTAACACTTCTGTTCTTGGGGCTGCTGGATTGGTATTTCTAACAGGCTCCTTGTTGCCGGATCTAATTGTGGGGCTTCTACTGACTATAGTGTTTGCTAAATCATCAGGAAAAGTACTTTCTCAGTCTTGGAGAGAGCTACAACAAGCGTGAAAGCAAGTAACTTGTTTTCAAATTCCTCAATTTTTAGCTTTCAATCACATTCTCTTCCAGGTTCTACTGAAAATAAAAAATTTTAAATGAAAACGATTATCATTATGATTAGTTAGCAATCATAATTAAATCTCATGTCGTCAGAAAATCTCACCATTGATAACACAACATCTACTCCTGCTAGCTTGATTCATCGCCCCCGTCGCCTGCGTCGCAGTGCTACCTTGCGTCGCATGGTACGGGAAACAATCTTGACTGTAGACGATCTAATCTACCCCATGTTTGTAATGGAAGGAGAAGGGCAGAAAGTTGAAATTACTTCCATGCCTGGGTGTTATCGATATACTTTAGATCTATTACTCAAAGAAATAGCACAAGTGCATCAATTGGGTATTGGTGCCATTGCTTTGTTCCCAGTTATCCCGGAAGCAAAGAAAGACGATACTGGCAGCGAAAGCTACAACTCAGAGGGATTGGTACAGCGAACAGTGAAGGAAATTAAACAAGCTGTGCCAGAAATATTAGTAATTACCGATATTGCCCTTGACCCTTTTACTACTCACGGTCACGATGGCATATTAGATGAAAATGGCGTTATCCTCAACGATCCAACAGTAGAAGTTTTGGTGAAAATGGCATTAGCACAAGCAGCAGCAGGATCGGATATGGTTGCACCCTCTGACATGATGGATGGCAGAGTCGGAGCAATTCGTAAAGCACTGGATGCAGAAGGATACGTAGATGTAAGGATTTTGGCGTACTCAGCAAAATATGCTTCTGCATATTATGGCCCGTTTCGGGATGCGTTAGATTCTGCTCCCAGGTTCGGGGATAAAAAGACTTATCAAATGGACTCAGCTAATGCTAGAGAAGCTATTAAGGAAGTTGCCTTAGACATTGAAGAAGGTGCAGATATAGTCATGGTTAAACCTGCACTAGCATATTTAGACATCATCCGCCAGGTCAAAGACTATACACATTTACCTGTCGCCGCATATAACGTCAGTGGAGAGTACGCCATGATTAAAGCTGCTGCTCAAAATGGCTGGATAGATGAAAAGCGAGTAATTTTAGAAACGTTAACCAGCATGAAACGGGCAGGTGCTGACTTGATTTTGACTTATTTTGCCAAGGAGGTAGCACTAATTTTGCAGGCGAAAAACCCATTTTCTAATATTTGATATCGGTGTTTGCTGATGATTGCGGTACAAACTATTGTCCCTCCACCGCCCATAGCAATGATTTGTTGAGAAACTCGATTTGTGGCCATTCTCCAATCCATTCCGTGGTATTTCTATCAAATCAATTATGAACCAACATTCCAACTTGTTTGCATAAAAATCGCCTCCCACTCTCGCTCAGAGAGTGGTTGCACAGCCAAATCAATACCAAAAGAATCACTAACAGCAGCAATCAAAGTTGCAATAATCTTTTCAACACTCAAGTTTTGGGAAATTTGCACAGAGGTAAAAGTTTCTGTACCAAATACCTCAGCCAATAAGCTTGCATCCGGTTGCAATTGCATGGAACCATGTTGCAAAATTGCTCCACCACGTCGTAACTGAGCACTACCAATCAGTTTACAACCATCTGTTGTTAATAAGTCTGCACTAGTAGCAGTGCCAAAACAGTTAGGGTTGTGGATATAACCTCGCCCAGCGCTACCGTAATGCAAATCTACGCCAAGCTGACGCCATCCTTGAATTAAAAACTCACAAATCTTTTGATAAGCTTCTATGCGATTACCACTTAATCCAGATATTACTACAGCATAAGTTAAATCACCTTGATGCAAAACTGCTCTACCACCTGTAGGACGCCTGACTAAATCTAGTTTTTGCCCCTGCCAAACCATATGCTGCCAATGTTCAGGATATTTATGTTGGTGATAGCCAAGGGAAATAGCAGGTGGCGACCAAGTATAAAACCGCACGCTTGGAGGATGCTGTCCTGAAAGGTGCTGTTCTAACAACCAACGGTCAATAGCCATCTGTACATTGCCAGTGGCTTCTAGGAACGGAATTAGTCGCCAAATCTGCTCGCCGTGCATCTATGCAGCAGACCCCTTTCTAAATTGCTTAAGCCATGCCAAATTCTGATTGTAAAGCATCATCGTTATTATCCGCGATAGTTGCCACAACGGTAATTAAGCGAGAAACTTCAGTAGCAGACAACTCCGCCAAGGTACGTATTGCAATCACAACCACCTGATTTTCTATAATACCGAAACGGGATTCAAAGGTGCTAGAGCAATTCATCTCTAATAATTGCCGCATTAACTTAGGTTCATCTTTAGCAGGTAACTTTAGCACCGAAGACCAAACTGTGATCGTATCTTCATCCGTTGTTCCCGTCAGTTGTACAAACACTTCTACACTGCCATAAGTAAATTTCCACAAATAACCACCTTCTGACGGATGGCTAACCATAGCGCTGTCATTTTGCTCTAAAGTATCGATGACGTTTTCAATCACTTCCACATGGTTAATACTTGTGGTTCCTGCCAGCATTTCATCGACGAGTTCGCTAGTTGAGATAGATTCAGTTGCGACTGTCTCTGGATCGGGTTGGTAAGTTGTCATACAGATTTTGCCTCCAAATTGTAATTTATCCACACCTACTTTATACTGTGGGAGCAAAGAAGGTGAGAAACGTAAGGCAGATTGTTACATCGTTAATGGTTATTAATCCCTAATAATTGCCGAAATCCAGATTTATCTTCATCAGTCAGTCGCCAGATATGATTGACTCTTCCTTGCAGATTACTGGCGCTACTGTTTAAACATTAGTAAGAATTTGAACCACAAAGGCACAGAAAGCACAGAGAATTTATGAGGGCTATTACTGGGAACACTGAATAGTTAGCATTACAATTTCTTTAACCTGTCCCCATCAAAAGCAGCAATGGAATGTAGTCCAGACGAGTTAAATGCAGCACGTCAAAGTTTACTTGACAAAACCGTTGATTACTTTTTAGTAAAGAAGGGCGTAGAGGCTTTATTCGTTCAAGGGTCTGTAGCGTCGGGTAATACAGATGAGTTTTCAGATATTGATTTTCGAGTTGTGATTCAACCAGAGTTATACGAGCAATTTTTATCAGAGCGTTTTTCCGTTCCTAAATGCTGGGGAGAATGGATTTATAACGAGTGGGCAGCAATTCAATGGGTGTGTATTTCTCACTTTCATCCATTCAATAAAATTGATGTTCTTTACTATAAGCTGCAAGACATACAGCCTTCGCCTTGGTTCTTGCAACCAGTTTTAATTATTTTTGACCCAAAGAAGTTAATACATCAAGTTATTGAAGCGTCTCAAGGGTTAGAGTTTTCCTTAGAAATTGATGAGATAAATCGACTCATTAGCAAAGGATTAGCGCAAGCTGAGGAAGTATACCGTCGAGCCATACGTGGAGAGCTTTTTTATGCCCAGTCACTGTTAGAGAACTTTCGGTTAACGATAATGCAAATTGACGATTACTGCCAAAAAAATCCCTCTTTCTCATATGCTTCTGCTCATTTTGAACGGCGTGGAAGCCAGATATTAATTGAGGTTTTAAAACGCTCCTATGCCTTATTAGAAAAACAATCTATTCTTAATGCTTTAAGTACTTTGTTGAAAGCATATCAAGAGCAAGTTATCAAGCTTCATGAAACGTTACTACTAAACCGGATGCAAAAACAGATTTGCATTGGATTAACATCTTGATTGAATTGTGTAGAAACAAGGATGAGGGTTAATAAACCCTCTTACACTAAAAAGCAAAGCGCCCCTCCTTATGGAGAGGCGCTCGATTATCTATCTAGACAGGGTGGGAAAATTAACCGTTGATAGCAGGAGCGCTGATAGCAACAGGGGCAGATTCAGCAGCAGCCAAATCGAGAGGGAAGTTGTGAGCATTGCGCTCGTGCATGACTTCCATACCCAAGTTAGCGCGGTTGATGATGTCAGCCCAGGTGTTGATGACATGACCTTGGGAATCAATCACAGACTGGTTGAAGTTGAAACCATTCAGGTTGAATGCCATGGTGCTGATGCCCAGAGCGGTGAACCAGATTCCAATTACAGGCCAAGCTGCCAAGAAGAAGTGCAAGCTGCGGCTGTTGTTGAAAGAAGCGTATTGGAAAATCAAGCGACCGAAGTAACCGTGAGCAGCTACGATGTTGTAGGTTTCTTCTTCCTGACCGAACTTGTAACCGTAGTTTTGAGATTCGGTTTCGGTGGTTTCACGTACCAGAGAAGAGGTTACCAAACTTCCGTGCATTGCGCTGAACAAGCTACCACCGAATACACCTGCTACACCTAGTTGGTGGAAGGGGTGCATGAGGATGTTGTGCTCGGCTTGGAATACCAACATGAAGTTGAAGGTTCCAGAGATACCCAAAGGCATTCCGTCTGAGAAGGAGCCTTGTCCTAAGGGGTAGATCAAGAAGACTGCGGTTGCTGCTGCGACTGGTGCAGAGTAAGCTACGGCAATCCAAGGACGCATTCCTAAGCGGTAGCTCAGTTCCCACTCACGACCGAGGTAGCAGAATACGCCGATCAAGAAGTGGAAGATTACCAATTGGTAAGGACCACCATTGTACAACCACTCGTCTAAGGATGCTGCTTCCCAAATTGGGTAGAAGTGCAAACCAATGGCGTTGGAGGAAGGTACTACTGCACCGGAGATGATGTTGTTTCCGTACATTAAGGAGCCTGCTACTGGCTCGCGGATGCCATCGATGTCTACTGGTGGTGCTGCGATGAAGGCGATGATGAAGCAGGTGGTTGCTGCGAGGAGGGTTGGAATCATCAGTACGCCGAACCAGCCGATGTATAGGCGGTTTTCGGTGCTGGTGATGAATTCACAGAACTGCTCCCATATGTTGGCGCTTTTGCGCTGTTGTAGGGTTGCTGTCATGATTCTATGAGTGCGATGATTTTTTGATTTATGAATCAGGCGCTTGTTTGTTTGCCTGTAACAATACATTAACACAGGTTTACTTAACTTTACAATACCCTTTGAGAAATTAAAGCTCTTTTCTTACTTAAGTAGTACTGAGTGCTGTTCCTGCTCCAACTACGGTTGTAAATGCAGGGGGAGTAGCGTTGTAAAATACAAAGTTGCTTCGGTGCTTTCATCCATACTTGGCCTGTGTCAGGGAAAGCGTGGAATTACAGCATCACGTTGCTCTAAGCTGGCTAATTTAAAGAGAGGAGATTTTCATGAGTTGGACAAAAGTTCTTTCAGCTGACGCACTTTCTTCAGGCACACGACAAGTAGTAAAAGTTGGTGATCGTAATATTTTGCTGTTGAATCACGAAGATCAGCTTTATGCAGTTGAGAATGCCTGTCCTCATCTAAAATTATCTTTAAAGAAAAGTAAAATTACTGAAGATGGGGCGATTGTTTGTCCTTGGCATCGTAGTGCTTTTGATTTGCGTACTGGTGAAGTTAAAGAATGGATTGTTTGGCCGCCTGTTGTGGGTAAGGCAATGGGTATGATTTCGCAACAAAAGGTACTGCCAGTTTTTCCTGTGCGTGTTGAGGAAGGAAGTATCTGGGTGGATGTGGAATAGTAACAATTCCTGCATCTGCATCTGCATGGCGATCGCTTAGGGAATGTACCTGTGGTAGTGCAAATTCCTTTTGGCGATCGCTTATTATTTTTCCTAGAGTCCGATGAAATGTAGCTGAATACCTGTAATTACAGGTGACAAAGGGAATCGGAGATGTTTGTATGTTTGAAAAACAACCACAAGATTTACGGCAGAAGGTAAAACAGCTAGCTACCGAAGCCCTGAGCAAATCAGATCCGTCGGCATGGTTTGAAGTTTTATATGCTGAAGCACAGGGTGATACAACACAAATTCCTTGGGCGAAGTTAACTGTAAACCCCTATTTACAAAATTGGTTACTGACTTATAATCCTCAAAGCCAAGGACGTTCAGCTTTGGTAATTGGTTGTGGTTTGGGAGATGATGCGGAGGCTTTAGCAGAATTAGGATTTCAGGTAACTGCTTTTGATATTTCCGCCACAGCTATAGCCTGGTGTAGACAACGATTTCCTGATTCACCTGTTACTTATGCGATCGCAGATTTGTTAGATATTCCCTCGCAATGGCATCATACTTTTGATTTAGTTGTTGAATCTAGAAATCTGCAAGCTTTACCTTTGAGTGTGCGTTCCTGTGCCATTCGAGCAGTAGCTTCTTTAGTCGCTGTGCAAGGAACGTTGTTGCTGATTAATCGATTTCGCGAAACTGAAGCAGAACCTGATGGCCCTCCTTGGCCATTATCTAACTCAGAACTTGCTCAGTTTGAAGCATTGGGATTATCGGAAGTTCGTCGTACTCTATTAATGGATCCAGAGCAGCCTGATGTTAAACATATACGACTTGAGTATCAAAGGCAAATCTATTAAAAGGGAACAAGGAACAGGAAACAAGGGGTATGGTATGAAGTTTTATACCCCTCATATGGGAACAAAATAAAAATAAAAACCCCGGCTATCAACCGAGGTTAGAGGAGAAAACCATTTGTCTATGGGAGATAGAAATATTCTCAAAGGGAGAAAATCTTAGTTAGCACTATAGACAACCGGGTACATCTTTAGCTTATAAGGGTACTTTTGATGATTCCTCTGTCATTAGTAGTGCTATAGGTAGTTTTACGTTCTGTACACATTAATTAATGTAAAAAAGTGTAACGAGGTTTGTTATATCCCTGCCTCAAAGTTCACTCTTGGGAATTTCTTCGCGGGATTCGATTACCAGTTGCATGGTTTCAATTGTTAAATCGCGCAAATCTTTATTTAGAAACACGACACCATTTGAGCCAAACCAACGGTCAAATATAGCTACATATCGTTTTTCTCCATCCACAAATCCTTGCATAAATTTGTACAGGGTATAGTTGACTGCATCAACAAACTTAGAGTTATTCTCAGGAAGCATACAGGCAATACCCTCGCTAGAATAAGGGCGATCAGGTACAATTTGGAACGCATCTTGATTTTTAGTTGTTTCTAACCATCCCTCGATCAAAATGCTATCTGACGCCAAAGCATCTATTTTTCCCTGTTGCAAGGCAGCGTATCCCTCTGCTCTGTCTTTAAGAAAGACTAGTTGAGCTTGAGGTTGCGATCGCCTAATTGCTAATTCATTGGTAGTTTGTTTTAATACACCAACACGCTTACCAATTAAAGACTCAGGCGAACCAAGATTACTTCCTTTCTTTACCAATAACTGGGTACCAGTAGCGCCGTAGCTAAGTGAGAAATCTACCTTTTTGTCGCGTTCCCACGTAAAACTACTAGCATCACAGACAATATCAACTTGTCGGTTAAGTATTTTGGGAATCCTTTGTGCAGGTGTCAGTGCCACCAATTTCAATTGAATTTTTCTTCCTAGTTCTTTTTCTAACTGCTCTTTAATTAAATTCAGCATATCTATGGAGTAGCCAACCAACTGTCCCTTCTCGTTGGCATAAGCAAAGGGGATTGCATCTTTACTGGTGCCTGCTGTTAGTACACCTGTCCGTGCTACTTTTTGCATCACGGTTTCTGCCTGAGCTAAACTTGGTGCTGATGTTACGAATAATAAACTCAGGGTTGTTATTACCAATTTTTTATACATATTTAATCTTGTAAAAGGGACTAGGGACTTGGTACTCGTGACTGGGAATTGGGTGGAAAGCGGAAAAATTATGGAAGGGGCTTTAAACCCCTCCCAAATTTTGCAACCTCCCCCAGTACCCAGTACCCAGTACCCAGTACCGGGAGCGGCGTTCCTCCCCCACCTAAAGGTGGGCGATCGGTGGGGGACTCCTCGCCGCTACCTGTTGAATATATTTCGGTCGGTTTATTTTACAAGGATGTTTAAAAGTAGTAAAGTTAATATC from Chlorogloeopsis sp. ULAP01 encodes the following:
- the psbA gene encoding photosystem II q(b) protein translates to MTATLQQRKSANIWEQFCEFITSTENRLYIGWFGVLMIPTLLAATTCFIIAFIAAPPVDIDGIREPVAGSLMYGNNIISGAVVPSSNAIGLHFYPIWEAASLDEWLYNGGPYQLVIFHFLIGVFCYLGREWELSYRLGMRPWIAVAYSAPVAAATAVFLIYPLGQGSFSDGMPLGISGTFNFMLVFQAEHNILMHPFHQLGVAGVFGGSLFSAMHGSLVTSSLVRETTETESQNYGYKFGQEEETYNIVAAHGYFGRLIFQYASFNNSRSLHFFLAAWPVIGIWFTALGISTMAFNLNGFNFNQSVIDSQGHVINTWADIINRANLGMEVMHERNAHNFPLDLAAAESAPVAISAPAING
- a CDS encoding metallophosphoesterase family protein, yielding MNKWAIISGIEGNLAAYKAVIADIQRQNRSIEALYILGDIVGPTRESEQVVELVRQPQFGELEPLVCKGWWEEQCLILHGLGAIGEPTELMAKYGGETVKLLWECVSRQTVQWIRSLDFGFFELDCLLIHGTTVSVDEELTPETSPIIMCDRLMRMQAHNLFCGRSGLTFQYQLQAGSITAGVTTLDSKASPQTVNLTPRQIIGVGNVGRTPGEATYTLYNPSTNHVEFRTVRYGISKGFEVNKIKVG
- a CDS encoding biotin/lipoate A/B protein ligase family protein — encoded protein: MHGEQIWRLIPFLEATGNVQMAIDRWLLEQHLSGQHPPSVRFYTWSPPAISLGYHQHKYPEHWQHMVWQGQKLDLVRRPTGGRAVLHQGDLTYAVVISGLSGNRIEAYQKICEFLIQGWRQLGVDLHYGSAGRGYIHNPNCFGTATSADLLTTDGCKLIGSAQLRRGGAILQHGSMQLQPDASLLAEVFGTETFTSVQISQNLSVEKIIATLIAAVSDSFGIDLAVQPLSEREWEAIFMQTSWNVGS
- a CDS encoding nucleotidyltransferase domain-containing protein; the protein is MECSPDELNAARQSLLDKTVDYFLVKKGVEALFVQGSVASGNTDEFSDIDFRVVIQPELYEQFLSERFSVPKCWGEWIYNEWAAIQWVCISHFHPFNKIDVLYYKLQDIQPSPWFLQPVLIIFDPKKLIHQVIEASQGLEFSLEIDEINRLISKGLAQAEEVYRRAIRGELFYAQSLLENFRLTIMQIDDYCQKNPSFSYASAHFERRGSQILIEVLKRSYALLEKQSILNALSTLLKAYQEQVIKLHETLLLNRMQKQICIGLTS
- a CDS encoding Rieske (2Fe-2S) protein; this encodes MSWTKVLSADALSSGTRQVVKVGDRNILLLNHEDQLYAVENACPHLKLSLKKSKITEDGAIVCPWHRSAFDLRTGEVKEWIVWPPVVGKAMGMISQQKVLPVFPVRVEEGSIWVDVE
- the hemB gene encoding porphobilinogen synthase codes for the protein MSSENLTIDNTTSTPASLIHRPRRLRRSATLRRMVRETILTVDDLIYPMFVMEGEGQKVEITSMPGCYRYTLDLLLKEIAQVHQLGIGAIALFPVIPEAKKDDTGSESYNSEGLVQRTVKEIKQAVPEILVITDIALDPFTTHGHDGILDENGVILNDPTVEVLVKMALAQAAAGSDMVAPSDMMDGRVGAIRKALDAEGYVDVRILAYSAKYASAYYGPFRDALDSAPRFGDKKTYQMDSANAREAIKEVALDIEEGADIVMVKPALAYLDIIRQVKDYTHLPVAAYNVSGEYAMIKAAAQNGWIDEKRVILETLTSMKRAGADLILTYFAKEVALILQAKNPFSNI
- a CDS encoding YbjN domain-containing protein, which produces MTTYQPDPETVATESISTSELVDEMLAGTTSINHVEVIENVIDTLEQNDSAMVSHPSEGGYLWKFTYGSVEVFVQLTGTTDEDTITVWSSVLKLPAKDEPKLMRQLLEMNCSSTFESRFGIIENQVVVIAIRTLAELSATEVSRLITVVATIADNNDDALQSEFGMA
- a CDS encoding amino acid ABC transporter substrate-binding protein, with amino-acid sequence MYKKLVITTLSLLFVTSAPSLAQAETVMQKVARTGVLTAGTSKDAIPFAYANEKGQLVGYSIDMLNLIKEQLEKELGRKIQLKLVALTPAQRIPKILNRQVDIVCDASSFTWERDKKVDFSLSYGATGTQLLVKKGSNLGSPESLIGKRVGVLKQTTNELAIRRSQPQAQLVFLKDRAEGYAALQQGKIDALASDSILIEGWLETTKNQDAFQIVPDRPYSSEGIACMLPENNSKFVDAVNYTLYKFMQGFVDGEKRYVAIFDRWFGSNGVVFLNKDLRDLTIETMQLVIESREEIPKSEL
- a CDS encoding metalloregulator ArsR/SmtB family transcription factor, encoding MTKPKPDDICQVRCFNTDLVAQVCEELPQDEILEDAHILFSALADKSRLKILYALSNAQELCVCDVASMLGVKVAAASHHLRKLRDLKILKYRNDGKLAYYSLKDQRIGDIINCVLKQIAI
- a CDS encoding class I SAM-dependent methyltransferase, whose protein sequence is MFEKQPQDLRQKVKQLATEALSKSDPSAWFEVLYAEAQGDTTQIPWAKLTVNPYLQNWLLTYNPQSQGRSALVIGCGLGDDAEALAELGFQVTAFDISATAIAWCRQRFPDSPVTYAIADLLDIPSQWHHTFDLVVESRNLQALPLSVRSCAIRAVASLVAVQGTLLLINRFRETEAEPDGPPWPLSNSELAQFEALGLSEVRRTLLMDPEQPDVKHIRLEYQRQIY
- a CDS encoding cation transporter; translated protein: MGDDCCQKKACELEKLRKQQSKVLWIVLLINSVMFVVEMLAGIKSASLSLTGDSLDMLGDALVYGSSLYVINKGRKAQAKSALLKGAIMFLSAVAVFARASYQLFAGSTPEVRVMSAVGFIALLANLLCLFLLTKHRNDNINLSSVWLCSRNDIIANTSVLGAAGLVFLTGSLLPDLIVGLLLTIVFAKSSGKVLSQSWRELQQA